From a single Nicotiana tomentosiformis chromosome 2, ASM39032v3, whole genome shotgun sequence genomic region:
- the LOC104100326 gene encoding uncharacterized protein, translated as MVAIVSPQLQAVGEPNINPSEQNINNNDQQSYTKRLTTHLSAQTTAKLSLKPIHIIHGEPTIPFTREERQAFVVEEGLHQAVVVKLSPRSPDLLDLRSLLPKVLGIKGHCLVGQLAPKQLLIRLNQYEDFVAALARAMNYFSHNGAEHQYRVFSWTIGFNPKEETTMAVVWISLPNLSPELFARKSLLSIASPVGKPIAIDKATQVKFRPSTARVRVIVDLVAKLPQHIRLQHVDNESGKILEVFQEVVYDNLPGYCTVCKHQGHVESACRLLIKKNILVAVAEEENYDQTSIEQLKGDARDYLNAKLLQKQQSEDVRALGRDLQILSTRAVTTQDNASRLNPISSAVVTGHAGIPETGVISGQQKKLQVLAGTNHQIDTVKQRGTGELVVAVTGKKIEQNSNLDEIPVDRALARMAQGLQVERIGHEFQSIEQLQMLKLQADVHQEKATLNEGFEVVPAVADF; from the coding sequence ATGGTTGCCATCGTCTCTCCCCAGCTTCAAGCTGTGGGAGAGCCTAATATAAACCCTAGCGAGCAAAACATAAACAACAATGATCAACAATCCTATACCAAACGCCTAACTACACACCTATCTGCCCAAACGACTGCTAAATTGTCGCTAAAACCAATTCATATAATCCATGGAGAACCTACAATACCCTTTACAAGGGAAGAAAGACAAGCTTTTGTTGTGGAGGAAGGACTGCACCAAGCAGTGGTTGTCAAATTGTCGCCGCGATCTCCAGATTTGCTAGACTTGCGAAGTTTGCTGCCGAAAGTTCTGGGAATTAAAGGTCACTGTTTGGTAGGTCAACTTGCCCCTAAACAATTGTTAATTAGATTGAATCAATATGAAGATTTTGTTGCTGCTCTAGCTCGAGCAATGAACTATTTTTCGCACAATGGAGCAGAACATCAATATCGTGTTTTTTCCTGGACAATTGGTTTCAATCCAAAGGAAGAAACAACAATGGCTGTGGTATGGATTTCATTGCCAAACTTATCTCCAGAATTGTTTGCTAGAAAGTCTTTACTATCGATTGCCTCGCCAGTTGGAAAGCCTATCGCTATTGACAAAGCAACACAGGTGAAATTTAGACCTAGCACTGCAAGAGTTAGAGTAATCGTTGATCTAGTTGCTAAGCTGCCGCAACATATTCGATTACAGCATGTTGACAATGAATCTGGTAAAATACTTGAGGTTTTTCAAGAAGTTGTTTATGATAATCTTCCAGGTTACTGTACTGTTTGTAAACACCAAGGACATGTCGAATCGGCATGTCGCTTACTTATAAAGAAGAATATACTGGTAGCAGTAGCTGAAGAGGAGAATTATGATCAAACTAGTATTGAACAATTAAAAGGTGATGCAAGGGATTACTTGAATGCTAAATTGTTACAAAAACAACAATCTGAAGACGTTCGAGCACTAGGTAGGGATTTGCAGATTTTATCTACGAGAGCAGTGACTACTCAGGACAATGCCTCTCGTTTGAATCCTATTTCATCAGCTGTGGTAACTGGGCATGCTGGAATACCTGAAACTGGTGTTATCAGTGGGCAGCAGAAGAAATTGCAAGTACTCGCTGGTACAAATCACCAAATTGATACTGTGAAACAGCGTGGAACAGGTGAATTGGTTGTAGCAGTTACTGGGAAAAAGATTGAGCAGAATTCTAATTTGGATGAGATACCAGTTGATCGAGCTTTGGCTAGGATGGCGCAAGGATTACAAGTCGAAAGAATTGGGCATGAATTTCAATCTATTGAACAGCTTCAGATGTTGAAGTTACAGGCCGATGTACATCAAGAAAAGGCTACTCTAAATGAAGGTTTTGAAGTTGTTCCAGCTGTTGCTGATTTTTAA